From a single Plutella xylostella chromosome 5, ilPluXylo3.1, whole genome shotgun sequence genomic region:
- the LOC105394782 gene encoding uncharacterized protein LOC105394782 isoform X2 codes for MNSKMQVPTTAQEYYLELYVRKHKSTLVGGACSEDIKKDGINSWKTLEPLDREIITNKFNKATAAYQNKFASYLQQSASARVTNENRNGCNTIPLVNTTNIVNTSMDSNENCNTPMNNSMVNYDNDNFINEQDIHIPEVDHSDQDHTLQHNYLPPLMIPQPPESPKVL; via the exons ATGAACTCAAAGATGCAAGTACCTACTACTGCGCAGGAATATTATTTAGAACTTTATGTGAGGAAACATAAAAGTACATTAGTTGGCGGTGCTTGTAGTGAA GATATTAAAAAAGATGGTATAAACTCATGGAAGACCTTGGAGCCTTTAGATCgtgaaataattacaaataaatttaataaagctACAGCAGcatatcaaaataaatttgcaaGTTATCTTCAGCAATCAGCTTCTGCAAG AGTTACCAATGAAAATAGAAATGGCTGTAACACTATCCCTTTAGTAAATACTACCAATATAGTTAATACATCGATGGACAGTAATGAAAACTGCAACACTCCTATGAACAATTCTATGGtaaattatgataatgacAACTTTATTAATGA ACAGGATATACACATTCCAGAAGTTGACCACAGTGACCAGGACCACACACTACAGCATAATTATTTACCACCTTTGATGATTCCACAGCCACCAGAGAGTCCAAAAGTACTGTAG
- the LOC105383831 gene encoding FUN14 domain-containing protein 1-like isoform X1 — translation MAKPKTDDASEDAKKIVDDAKNIIEKAIADIGKTSATKQLILGTASGWITGFLTMKIGKVAAVGIGSGVILLHLANQKGYVDINWDKINKRVDKISDKIEKETTGKSPAWFDKVERFVDRKLDKAEDLLKKKEVKAKRWYNNFTGDDHYRATETHVFLASFVAGMALGLMCGK, via the exons ATGGCTAAACCGAAAACCGACGATGCTTCCGAGGATGCCAAGAAGATTGTGGATGACGCAAAGAACATTATTGAAAAAGCCATTGCCGACATCGGGAAGACTTCAGCAACAAAGCAGTTAATTTTAGGAACTGCGTCAGGATG GATAACAGGTTTTCTAACAATGAAAATTGGAAAAGTTGCTGCCGTGGGCATTGGTAGCGGTGTCATTTTACTCCATCTTGCCAATCAGAAAGGATATGTTGATATTAACTGGGATAAAATTAACAAGAGGGTTGACAAGATTAGTgacaaaattgaaaaagaaacAACAGGAAAATCTCCCGCTTGGTTTGACAAA GTGGAGAGATTTGTGGACCGTAAATTAGATAAAGCTGAGGATTTATTGAAGAAAAAAGAAGTAAAAGCCAAGCGCTGGTACAATAACTTTACAGGAGATGACCACTACCGTGCCACAGAAACACATGTGTTCCTTGCATCATTTGTAGCTGGCATGGCCCTTGGATTAATGTGTGGCAAATAA
- the LOC105394781 gene encoding leucine--tRNA ligase, mitochondrial, with protein MSIVFIKIPHFYKKCHRTFYSSINCKQLRKNSLALWQEELNTEIKVNIENHWRKEVINDIRSNQKLKSFYVLPMFPYPSGNLHMGHVRVYSISDTISRFQKLCGYNVVHPMGWDAFGLPAENAAIERNIPPTKWTLSNIASMKQQLLQLAFDFNWDREISTCDPAYYKWTQYIFLKLFEKGLAYQNKALVNWDPVDKTVLADEQVDDVGCSWRSGAKVEKKVLTQWFVKTTMFAQKLYDGLNNQNLENWKDIINLQKHWIGECSGVVVNFKLKTNTGDKLLDVWTTEPHKFIHGSFLTISSTNVAAQELASESVNTLTAYNPVTGAEIPVYVSDDASYAEGRDVHIACPQTCEHDKLLADILNISVEDYHVDVEGDGKKAIQMAKSKNVGGYVVSSKLKDWLISRQRYWGTPIPIIHCPSCGAVPVPYEDLPVKLPEIKSLELGIQTLATAEDWINCECPKCHQNAKRETDTMDTFVDSSWYYYRFLDPQNNMFPFDKSKLEGNTPVHMYIGGKEHAVLHLYYARFMSYFLHSLGWTPNAEPFKKLIVQGMVMGQSYKLKSSGKYIPPENVYQVGNDYKEKGSDEPLLVQWEKMSKSKYNGENPSKLLETYGCDTTRLLILADVPPATSRRWSDATFPGVLNWQKRLWMTMQEFITHRKNDTICKSNNFTDENFTALEQKIADSRNYFIANTTYHFKYTQKLSVGISRLQGLTNVLRNKLPPEIIARSEQFELALASLIIMLSPITPHFCSELWAGLREAPGRICNNSSMIKWDNNVLEQSWPVVDDDYELSFLCKVDGADRCELKVKAADLPNMSQEMALEMMLKEAQVSKRITRGILKSKYELYPECRAILHITSIKKANVIKVAAN; from the exons atgtccattgttttcataaaaatacctcatttttacaaaaaatgtcATCGCACATTTTATTCCTCTATAAATTGCAAACAATTGAGAAAAAACAGCCTAGCTCTTTGG caaGAAGAACTAAAtactgaaataaaagttaatattGAAAATCATTGGCGTAAAGAAGTTATAAATGACATTAGGTCAAACCAGAAATTGAAGTCATTTTATGTGTTACCAATGTTTCCCTACCCCTCCGGCAACCTTCACATGGGACATGTTCGAGTTTATTCTATTTCTGACACAATATCAAGGTTCCAGAAGCTATGTGGCTACAATGTGGTTCATCCTATGGGTTGGGATGCATTTGGCTTGCCAGCTGAAAATGCAGCTATAGAAAGAAATATTCCACCAACAAAATGGACACTCAGTAATATTGCTTCTATGAAGCAGCAACTTTTACAACTGGCATTTGATTTCAATTGGGATAGAGAGATTAGTACTTGTGACCCAGCTTATTATAAATGGACACAATACAtattcttaaaattatttgagaAAGGATTAGCATACCAAAATAAG GCACTTGTGAACTGGGATCCAGTGGACAAGACAGTGCTAGCCGATGAGCAAGTGGATGATGTTGGATGTTCCTGGAGGTCGGGAGCTAAAGTAGAAAAGAAAGTACTTACCCAGTGGTTTGTGAAAACTACAATGTTTGCACAAAAACTATATGATGGCTTGAATAATCAAAACTTGGAAAACTGGAAAGATATCATCAACTTACAAAAACATTGGATTGGGGAATGTAGTGGAGTAGttgttaattttaagttaaagACAAACACAGGGGATAAGTTATTGGATGTTTGGACAACAGAACCCCACAAGTTCATTCATGGCAGTTTCTTAACCATCAGCAGCACTAATGTAGCTGCTCAAGAACTAGCATCAGAGTCTGTCAACACACTCACAGCTTATAACCCTGTGACAGGGGCTGAAATTCCTGTATATGTATCTGATGATGCAAGCTATGCTGAAGGCCGCGATGTGCACATTGCCTGCCCTCAGACTTGTGAACATGACAAACTTCTGGCTGACATTCTAAACATCAGTGTTGAAGATTATCATGTGGATGTTGAAGGTGATGGTAAAAAAGCTATTCAAATGGCAAAATCTAAAAATGTTGGAGGATATGTTGTAAGTTCAAAACTTAAAGATTGGCTTATATCAAGGCAAAGGTATTGGGGCACTCCAATACCTATAATACACTGTCCAAGCTGTGGTGCAGTTCCTGTCCCTTATGAAGATTTGCCAGTCAAGTTGCCTGAAATAAAGTCACTGGAACTGGGCATTCAAACACTGGCCACTGCAGAGGATTGGATAAATTGTGAGTGTCCCAAGTGTCATCAAAATGCAAAAAGAGAAACTGACACAATGGACACATTTGTAGATTCCTCCTGGTACTATTACAGATTTTTGGATccacaaaataatatgtttccATTTGATAAAAGTAAGCTTGAGGGAAACACTCCTGTTCACATGTACATAGGGGGGAAAGAACATGCAGTTCTGCATCTGTACTATGCGAGGTTTATGAGCTACTTCCTACATTCACTGGGATGGACACCAAATGCTGAGCCCTTCAAAAAGTTGATTGTCCAGGGAATGGTTATGGGTCAATCATATAAACTCAAGTCAAGTGGAAAATACATACCACCAGAAAATGTATACCAAGTTGGGAATGACTACAAAGAAAAGGGGTCTGATGAGCCTCTTCTTGTACAATGGGAAAAAATGAGTAAATCTAAATACAATGGTGAAAATCCCAGTAAGCTACTGGAAACATATGGCTGCGACACGACCAGGCTGCTCATTCTAGCCGACGTGCCGCCCGCCACCAGCAGGCGCTGGTCGGACGCAA CTTTCCCTGGTGTATTGAATTGGCAAAAAAGATTATGGATGACAATGCAAGAATTTATAACACATAGAAAAAATGACACCATCTGCAAATCAAATAACTTTACAGATGAAAACTTCACAGCTTTGGAACAAAAAATTGCAGATTCcagaaattattttatagcaAACACCACTTACCATTTTAAATATACACAGAAGTTAAGTGTAGGCATCTCAAGGTTGCAAGGACTGACAAATGTCTTACGG aataAACTGCCACCAGAAATCATAGCAAGAAGTGAACAGTTTGAATTGGCGCTGGCGTCACTAATAATAATGCTGTCTCCGATTACACCTCATTTCTGCTCAGAGCTTTGGGCTGGTCTTCGCGAGGCACCAGGAAGGATTTGCAACAACAGCTCCATGATCAAATGGGACAATAATGTATTGGAACAAAGTTGGCCTGTGGTAGATGATGACTATgaattatcatttttatgcAAG GTGGATGGCGCTGATAGATGCGAATTAAAAGTAAAGGCAGCTGACCTACCTAATATGAGCCAAGAAATGGCTTTAGAAATGATGCTCAAGGAAGCTCAAGTGTCTAAGAGAATTACAAGAGGAATATTAAAATCTAAATACGAATTATATCCCGAATGCCGTGCTATTTTGCATATAACAAGTATCAAAAAGGCTAATGTCATAAAAGTAGCTGCgaattaa
- the LOC105393835 gene encoding exostosin-1 isoform X2 — protein sequence MQAKKRYILLSLSGILLIYCYYGTHHFTSEIESDYIDSLPSFATPEMLAEAPPAQPRKPRSTARPCRMETCFDFSKCGNDPKVYVYPTDGPVSASYRKVLSAVRESNYVTQDPTEACLLLPAVDTLDADPLSSEYVADVGARLSRLPYWNNGRNHIIFNLYAGTWPDYAEDALGFDPGEAILARASASETIFRHGFDVSLPLFHKQHPERGGAPPAAPANTFPATRRHLLAFKGKRYVHGIGSETRNSLWHLHDGDRMVLVTTCRHGKSWKDLRDERCDEDNREYDKFDYGQLLSNSTFCLVARGRRLGSYRFLEALAAGCVPVLLSNGWRLPFDERIDWRRAVIWADERLLLQVPELVRSVPPERILALRQQTQLLWEQYFSSIEKIVFTTIEIVVERILAHRWSRQREALVWNAAPGALATPAGYADCRAQLPAPPPPPPPAPAPPPPAAAPLPAPLPVHAPAPPTLGAGYTALVYVQASSPALHKLLANLAKSEFCEKVVVVWDSGRAAPALRSLARPARDALPVHVVDATTHYPGAGVWARWRPLWAVATAAVFSLDGDAPLLADELDFAYSVWRHFPERLVGYPARTHYWDEAKGAWGYSSRWGAQYSLVLAGAALVHRAHLAAAAAAPPRLRSAVAAARNCEDLLLAGLVARATRRPPIKLAQRTRYKPHHHNNRSSWSDPEHFVQRQSCLNTFAAAWGELPLPRSVLRLDPLLFKDPVSNLRKKYRKMELVS from the exons ATGCAGGCAAAAAAGCGCTATATTCTACTGTCCTTATCTggcatattattaatatattgttACTATGGCACACATCACTTCACATCTGAAATTGAAAGTGATTACATAGACAGCCTTCCTTCATTTGCAACGCCGGAGATGTTGGCTGAGGCCCCCCCCGCGCAGCCGCGCAAGCCTCGCTCCACTGCGAGACCGTGCAGGATGGAAACATGCTTCGATTTTTCAAAATGCGGCAATGACCCAAAAGTCTATGTATACCCAACTGATGGTCCTGTAAGCGCTTCGTATAGAAAAGTCCTGTCGGCCGTGCGCGAGTCGAACTACGTGACGCAGGACCCCACGGAGGCGTGCCTGCTGCTGCCCGCCGTCGACACGCTGGACGCGGACCCGCTGTCGTCCGAGTACGTCGCCGACGTCGGAGCGAGACTGTCTCGACTGCCATACTGGAATAATGGCAGAAatcatatcatttttaatttatatgcTGGAACGTGGCCCGACTATGCAGAGGATGCGCTGGGTTTTGACCCAGGGGAGGCGATCCTGGCGCGCGCCAGTGCGTCGGAAACCATCTTCCGGCACGGGTTCGACGTGTCGCTGCCGCTGTTCCACAAGCAGCACCCggagcgcggcggcgcgccccccgccgcccccgccaaCACCTTCCCCGCCACGCGCCGCCACCTGCTCGCCTTCAAGGGCAAGCGCTACGTGCACGGCATCGGCAGCGAGACGCGGAACTCGCTGTGGCACCTGCACGACGGCGACCGCATGGTGCTCGTCACCACGTGCCGCCACGGGAAGTCGTGGAAAGATTTACGAGACGAGAGATGCGATGAAGACAACCGTGAATACGATAA GTTCGACTACGGGCAGCTGCTGTCCAACTCGACGTTCTGCCTGGtggcgcgcgggcggcggctcgGCTCGTACCGCTTCCTGGAGGCGCTGGCGGCGGGCTGCGTGCCCGTGCTGCTCAGCAACGGCTGGCGGCTGCCGTTCGACGAGCGCATCGACTGGCGCCGCGCCGTCATTTGGGCCGATGAGCGCTTGCTGTTGCAG GTGCCCGAGCTCGTCAGGTCGGTGCCTCCCGAGCGGATCCTCGCGCTCCGACAACAGACACAACTGCTGTGGGAGCAATACTTTTCATCTATTGAGAAGATCGTATTTACAACTATTGAG ATAGTGGTGGAGCGCATCCTGGCGCACCGCTGGTCGCGGCAGCGCGAGGCGCTGGTGTGGAACGCGGCGCCGGGCGCGCTGGCCACGCCGGCGGGCTACGCGGACTGCCGCGCGCAgctgcccgcgccgccgccgccgccgccgcccgcgcccgcgcccccgccgcccgccgccgccccgctgCCCGCCCCGCTCCCCGTGcacgcccccgcgccgcccacgCTCGGCGCCGGCTACACCGCGCTTGTCTACGTGCAGGCCTCCTCGCCCGCGCTGCACAAGTTGCTGGCCAATTTGGCCAAGAGCGAGTTTTGTGAGAAG GTGGTGGTAGTTTGGGACAGCGggcgcgcggcgccggcgctgCGCTCGCTGGCGCGGCCGGCGCGGGACGCCCTGCCCGTGCACGTCGTGGACGCCACCACGCATTATCCGGG CGCGGGCGTGTGGGCGCGCTGGCGGCCGCTGTGGGCGGTGGCGACGGCGGCCGTGTTCTCGCTGGACGGCGACGCGCCGCTGCTGGCGGACGAGCTCGACTTCGCCTACTCCGTGTGGCGGCACTTCCCCGAGCGCCTCGTCGGCTACCCGGCCAGGACGCACTACTGGGACGAGGCTAAG GGCGCATGGGGCTACAGCAGCCGCTGGGGCGCGCAATACTCGCTGGTCCTCGCGGGCGCGGCGCTAGTCCACCGGGCGCACctcgcggcggccgcggcggcgccCCCGCGCCTGCGCAGTGCCGTCGCCGCGGCGAGGAACTGCGAGGACCTGCTGCTGGCCGGCCTGGTGGCGCGCGccacgcgccgcccgcccatcAAGCTGGCGCAGAGGACGCGGTACAAGCCGCATCATCATAACAACAG
- the LOC105394784 gene encoding nuclear speckle splicing regulatory protein 1, producing MSNKYGLILPEKSNQKNLTFQAKRNVFGEESDSEEEDNKKSSLLLQPSHNINRQAKISQEKAVLEDPTVYQYDEIYDSMVSEKKGSSTKSKEEKVKKPKYIENLLKTANKRKIENERRIERQVQKEREKEGDEFADKEVFVTSAYKKKLEELRQEEEKEKREEYLENIGDVTKQSDLGGFYRHLYEQRVGSDKEKPEAECNKDEKVTKPSPKKEADIKSNSNNKKSRNYRKRKSCESNPMLSEGEIAETDDEINRVNLDDIRAAKKSKVDENLDADSDFSVDDPSSDDDTDKGEKDIKKDDAKKLKDADVKQSESITEKPEVKAPIVAVEPVKEPKVKIDLWKKRTVGEVFDQALKRYYERKSARGY from the exons ATGTCAAACAA GTATGGATTAATATTGCCAGAAAAAAGCAACCAAAAAAATTTGACATTCCAAGCCAAGCGGAATGTATTTGGAGAGGAATCGGACTCGGAAGAAgaagataataaaaaatcttctTTGTTGCTACAAcctagtcataatattaatagaCAG GCCAAAATAAGTCAAGAGAAAGCTGTCTTAGAAGACCCTACTGTTTATCAATATGACGAAATTTATGATTCAATGGTCAGTGAAAAGAAGGGAAGTTCAACTAAAAGCAAAGAAGAAAAAGTTAAGAAGCCTAAATATATTGAAAATCTGCTTAAAACTgcaaacaaaagaaaaatagaAAATGAACGAAGAATAGAGAGacag GTTCAAAAGGAACGAGAAAAAGAAGGTGATGAATTTGCAGACAAGGAGGTGTTTGTTACTTCTGCATACAAAAAGAAATTAGAAGAGTTGcgccaagaagaagaaaaagaaaaacgtGAAGAATATTTGGAAAATATTGGAGATGTGACCAAGCAAAGCGATTTAG gaGGATTCTACCGTCATCTGTATGAACAAAGAGTTGGTTCTGATAAAGAAAAACCAGAAGCAGAGTGTAACAAGGACGAAAAGGTTACAAAACCATCTCCTAAAAAAGAAGCTGATataaaaagtaacagtaaCAACAAAAAGAGTAGGAATTACAGAAAAAGGAAATCATGTGAAAGCAATCCTATGTTATCTGAAGGAGAAATAGCTGAAACAGATGATGAGATAAACCGTGTTAACTTAGATGATATTAGAGCAGCAAAGAAGAGTAAGGTTGATGAGAACTTAGATGCTGATTCAGATTTCTCTGTAGATGACCCTAGTAGTGACGATGATACTGACAAGGGAGAAAAGGATATTAAAAAAGATGATGCCAAGAAATTAAAGGATGCAGATGTGAAACAAAGTGAGAGCATTACTGAAAAACCTGAAGTAAAAGCACCAATTGTAGCAGTTGAGCCTGTAAAGGAACCTAAAGTCAAAATTGATTTATGGAAAAAGAGAACAGTTGGAGAAGTGTTTGATCAGGCATTAAAAAGATATTATGAAAGAAAATCGGCTAGAGGTTACTAA
- the LOC105393835 gene encoding exostosin-1 isoform X1 — translation MQAKKRYILLSLSGILLIYCYYGTHHFTSEIESDYIDSLPSFATPEMLAEAPPAQPRKPRSTARPCRMETCFDFSKCGNDPKVYVYPTDGPVSASYRKVLSAVRESNYVTQDPTEACLLLPAVDTLDADPLSSEYVADVGARLSRLPYWNNGRNHIIFNLYAGTWPDYAEDALGFDPGEAILARASASETIFRHGFDVSLPLFHKQHPERGGAPPAAPANTFPATRRHLLAFKGKRYVHGIGSETRNSLWHLHDGDRMVLVTTCRHGKSWKDLRDERCDEDNREYDKFDYGQLLSNSTFCLVARGRRLGSYRFLEALAAGCVPVLLSNGWRLPFDERIDWRRAVIWADERLLLQVPELVRSVPPERILALRQQTQLLWEQYFSSIEKIVFTTIEIVVERILAHRWSRQREALVWNAAPGALATPAGYADCRAQLPAPPPPPPPAPAPPPPAAAPLPAPLPVHAPAPPTLGAGYTALVYVQASSPALHKLLANLAKSEFCEKVVVVWDSGRAAPALRSLARPARDALPVHVVDATTHYPGAGVWARWRPLWAVATAAVFSLDGDAPLLADELDFAYSVWRHFPERLVGYPARTHYWDEAKGAWGYSSRWGAQYSLVLAGAALVHRAHLAAAAAAPPRLRSAVAAARNCEDLLLAGLVARATRRPPIKLAQRTRYKPHHHNNSRSSWSDPEHFVQRQSCLNTFAAAWGELPLPRSVLRLDPLLFKDPVSNLRKKYRKMELVS, via the exons ATGCAGGCAAAAAAGCGCTATATTCTACTGTCCTTATCTggcatattattaatatattgttACTATGGCACACATCACTTCACATCTGAAATTGAAAGTGATTACATAGACAGCCTTCCTTCATTTGCAACGCCGGAGATGTTGGCTGAGGCCCCCCCCGCGCAGCCGCGCAAGCCTCGCTCCACTGCGAGACCGTGCAGGATGGAAACATGCTTCGATTTTTCAAAATGCGGCAATGACCCAAAAGTCTATGTATACCCAACTGATGGTCCTGTAAGCGCTTCGTATAGAAAAGTCCTGTCGGCCGTGCGCGAGTCGAACTACGTGACGCAGGACCCCACGGAGGCGTGCCTGCTGCTGCCCGCCGTCGACACGCTGGACGCGGACCCGCTGTCGTCCGAGTACGTCGCCGACGTCGGAGCGAGACTGTCTCGACTGCCATACTGGAATAATGGCAGAAatcatatcatttttaatttatatgcTGGAACGTGGCCCGACTATGCAGAGGATGCGCTGGGTTTTGACCCAGGGGAGGCGATCCTGGCGCGCGCCAGTGCGTCGGAAACCATCTTCCGGCACGGGTTCGACGTGTCGCTGCCGCTGTTCCACAAGCAGCACCCggagcgcggcggcgcgccccccgccgcccccgccaaCACCTTCCCCGCCACGCGCCGCCACCTGCTCGCCTTCAAGGGCAAGCGCTACGTGCACGGCATCGGCAGCGAGACGCGGAACTCGCTGTGGCACCTGCACGACGGCGACCGCATGGTGCTCGTCACCACGTGCCGCCACGGGAAGTCGTGGAAAGATTTACGAGACGAGAGATGCGATGAAGACAACCGTGAATACGATAA GTTCGACTACGGGCAGCTGCTGTCCAACTCGACGTTCTGCCTGGtggcgcgcgggcggcggctcgGCTCGTACCGCTTCCTGGAGGCGCTGGCGGCGGGCTGCGTGCCCGTGCTGCTCAGCAACGGCTGGCGGCTGCCGTTCGACGAGCGCATCGACTGGCGCCGCGCCGTCATTTGGGCCGATGAGCGCTTGCTGTTGCAG GTGCCCGAGCTCGTCAGGTCGGTGCCTCCCGAGCGGATCCTCGCGCTCCGACAACAGACACAACTGCTGTGGGAGCAATACTTTTCATCTATTGAGAAGATCGTATTTACAACTATTGAG ATAGTGGTGGAGCGCATCCTGGCGCACCGCTGGTCGCGGCAGCGCGAGGCGCTGGTGTGGAACGCGGCGCCGGGCGCGCTGGCCACGCCGGCGGGCTACGCGGACTGCCGCGCGCAgctgcccgcgccgccgccgccgccgccgcccgcgcccgcgcccccgccgcccgccgccgccccgctgCCCGCCCCGCTCCCCGTGcacgcccccgcgccgcccacgCTCGGCGCCGGCTACACCGCGCTTGTCTACGTGCAGGCCTCCTCGCCCGCGCTGCACAAGTTGCTGGCCAATTTGGCCAAGAGCGAGTTTTGTGAGAAG GTGGTGGTAGTTTGGGACAGCGggcgcgcggcgccggcgctgCGCTCGCTGGCGCGGCCGGCGCGGGACGCCCTGCCCGTGCACGTCGTGGACGCCACCACGCATTATCCGGG CGCGGGCGTGTGGGCGCGCTGGCGGCCGCTGTGGGCGGTGGCGACGGCGGCCGTGTTCTCGCTGGACGGCGACGCGCCGCTGCTGGCGGACGAGCTCGACTTCGCCTACTCCGTGTGGCGGCACTTCCCCGAGCGCCTCGTCGGCTACCCGGCCAGGACGCACTACTGGGACGAGGCTAAG GGCGCATGGGGCTACAGCAGCCGCTGGGGCGCGCAATACTCGCTGGTCCTCGCGGGCGCGGCGCTAGTCCACCGGGCGCACctcgcggcggccgcggcggcgccCCCGCGCCTGCGCAGTGCCGTCGCCGCGGCGAGGAACTGCGAGGACCTGCTGCTGGCCGGCCTGGTGGCGCGCGccacgcgccgcccgcccatcAAGCTGGCGCAGAGGACGCGGTACAAGCCGCATCATCATAACAACAG
- the LOC105394782 gene encoding uncharacterized protein LOC105394782 isoform X1, whose product MNSKMQVPTTAQEYYLELYVRKHKSTLVGGACSEDIKKDGINSWKTLEPLDREIITNKFNKATAAYQNKFASYLQQSASARVTNENRNGCNTIPLVNTTNIVNTSMDSNENCNTPMNNSMVNYDNDNFINEQDIHIPEVDHSDQDHTLQHNYLPPLMIPQPPESPKVLKAKDLYEKMYSMNENATPYSALNRDDKRFYQNALLMVKRKYLKRYESYLLGLRNDQLYRHMHNVISEEIYE is encoded by the exons ATGAACTCAAAGATGCAAGTACCTACTACTGCGCAGGAATATTATTTAGAACTTTATGTGAGGAAACATAAAAGTACATTAGTTGGCGGTGCTTGTAGTGAA GATATTAAAAAAGATGGTATAAACTCATGGAAGACCTTGGAGCCTTTAGATCgtgaaataattacaaataaatttaataaagctACAGCAGcatatcaaaataaatttgcaaGTTATCTTCAGCAATCAGCTTCTGCAAG AGTTACCAATGAAAATAGAAATGGCTGTAACACTATCCCTTTAGTAAATACTACCAATATAGTTAATACATCGATGGACAGTAATGAAAACTGCAACACTCCTATGAACAATTCTATGGtaaattatgataatgacAACTTTATTAATGA ACAGGATATACACATTCCAGAAGTTGACCACAGTGACCAGGACCACACACTACAGCATAATTATTTACCACCTTTGATGATTCCACAGCCACCAGAGAGTCCAAAAGTACT AAAAGCAAAGGATCTGTATGAAAAAATGTACTCAATGAATGAAAACGCTACTCCTTATTCAGCACTAAATCGTGATGATAAAAGATTTTACCAAAATGCTTTATTAATGGTTAAAAGGAAGTACCTCAAGAGATATGAGTCATATTTGTTGGGATTAAGAAATGATCAGTTATATAGACATATGCATAATGTTATTAGTGAagaaatttatgaataa
- the LOC105383831 gene encoding FUN14 domain-containing protein 1-like isoform X2 produces the protein MAKPKTDDASEDAKKIVDDAKNIIEKAIADIGKTSATKQLILGTASGWITGFLTMKIGKVAAVGIGSGVILLHLANQKGYVDINWDKINKRVDKISDKIEKETTGKSPAWFDKVIYFVKDNSYYSAGFTGGFFFGIASS, from the exons ATGGCTAAACCGAAAACCGACGATGCTTCCGAGGATGCCAAGAAGATTGTGGATGACGCAAAGAACATTATTGAAAAAGCCATTGCCGACATCGGGAAGACTTCAGCAACAAAGCAGTTAATTTTAGGAACTGCGTCAGGATG GATAACAGGTTTTCTAACAATGAAAATTGGAAAAGTTGCTGCCGTGGGCATTGGTAGCGGTGTCATTTTACTCCATCTTGCCAATCAGAAAGGATATGTTGATATTAACTGGGATAAAATTAACAAGAGGGTTGACAAGATTAGTgacaaaattgaaaaagaaacAACAGGAAAATCTCCCGCTTGGTTTGACAAA GTGATATATTTTGTCAAAGATAATTCATATTATTCAGCAGGGTTTACTGGAGGATTCTTTTTTGGTATTGCATCTTCGTAA